In Bacillus sp. FJAT-45037, the following are encoded in one genomic region:
- a CDS encoding GNAT family N-acetyltransferase, producing MDHPKKYYSMELPYSEGTLILEGPISPETLASYDFHDDLTSFRPPAEQKQALIGISKLPEGRINIVREGEMIVGYVTFVYPDPMERWSEGKMENLIELGAIEVAPKYRGAQVGKNLLRLSMMDDAMEDYIVITTEYYWHWDLKGSGLDVWQYRKVMEKMMNAGSLEWFATDDPEISSHPANCLMARIGSRIDTDSVQQFDQLRFQNRFMY from the coding sequence ATGGATCATCCAAAAAAATACTATTCTATGGAACTACCCTATTCAGAAGGCACATTAATACTAGAAGGACCGATTTCACCTGAAACGCTCGCTTCTTATGACTTTCATGATGATCTCACCTCATTTAGACCTCCAGCTGAACAAAAGCAAGCTCTCATTGGTATTTCGAAGTTACCAGAAGGTCGGATTAACATTGTCAGGGAAGGTGAAATGATCGTAGGGTATGTAACCTTTGTGTACCCTGATCCCATGGAAAGATGGTCAGAAGGTAAAATGGAAAATTTAATTGAGCTCGGAGCGATTGAAGTGGCCCCAAAATACCGCGGTGCTCAAGTTGGTAAAAATCTTCTTCGTCTCTCAATGATGGATGACGCAATGGAAGATTATATCGTCATTACAACCGAATATTATTGGCATTGGGATCTGAAGGGTAGTGGGTTAGATGTTTGGCAATATAGAAAAGTGATGGAAAAAATGATGAACGCGGGCAGCTTAGAGTGGTTTGCTACTGATGACCCAGAGATTAGCTCTCACCCAGCTAACTGTTTAATGGCTCGAATAGGCAGTCGAATCGATACGGATTCCGTTCAACAGTTCGACCAGCTACGGTTCCAGAATCGCTTTATGTATTAA
- a CDS encoding acetoin utilization AcuB family protein — protein MILEDIMKQDVITLTKDAPIKNAMLLLDKHRIRHIPIIEEQTNEIIGIISDRDIRDASPSIFHSTEHLEDFLKPVSTIMQKKVITAHPLDFVEDAASIFYENHIGCLPVIDDNKLVGIITETDILHTLVELMGAHQPSSHIEVKVKNETGMLAKIANIFKDCRINITSVLVYPYKNPEFKILVFRINTIDTRRVIHEIEKEDYEVIWPKKPGMSL, from the coding sequence ATGATTCTCGAAGATATTATGAAACAAGATGTCATTACACTAACAAAAGATGCTCCTATTAAAAATGCGATGCTTCTATTAGATAAACATCGGATTCGTCATATTCCAATAATAGAGGAGCAGACTAATGAAATTATCGGCATTATTTCAGATCGGGATATTCGCGATGCTAGTCCGTCTATCTTCCATTCGACCGAGCATTTAGAAGATTTCTTGAAACCGGTCTCAACGATTATGCAGAAAAAAGTCATCACTGCTCATCCGCTTGATTTTGTTGAAGATGCAGCCTCGATCTTCTATGAAAATCATATTGGATGCCTACCTGTTATCGATGACAATAAATTGGTCGGTATCATAACAGAAACAGACATTCTTCATACGCTTGTAGAATTAATGGGGGCTCATCAACCTAGCTCTCATATTGAAGTCAAAGTTAAAAACGAAACAGGGATGCTCGCAAAGATTGCTAATATTTTTAAAGACTGTCGGATCAATATAACAAGTGTGCTTGTCTATCCTTACAAAAATCCAGAATTTAAAATCCTTGTTTTCAGGATCAATACAATTGATACTAGACGGGTTATTCATGAAATTGAAAAAGAAGATTATGAGGTTATTTGGCCAAAAAAACCAGGGATGTCTTTATGA